The genomic region CtggtgtgtacccccttgaatactcactgtcACTCTGTACGGTCCTGCTGTATCAGGGAGGCCTGTCAGGAATGCGGATCAGAATCCCCATCTCCTTAAGGGGACATTGATCCTGGAAATGCCCAACTTTCCTGCCATGCTTGTGGACCTGCCTCTTTGTCCTGGTGGGCATGGACAGTTCCAcctatggggagagagagagggaggtagTGGCAGCATTGGTATGTAGGCACAAAGGGGTGAGGGAAAATGAAGAGGGACATAAGTTCAGGGAGCAGGCTTTCAAGGAATTGGCCCCCATTTCCACAGTGCAGGGATGGGGAGGGGCAAGAAGACAGGAGaaggaagagagagagtgagataagGGGTGGGAGTGCCTGCTCCTGGAAAtgccgccagatggtcctctaCCAGCtggaccacctcctccagcaacATCGCACGATGCCACGGAACCCAGGCCGATTAATTTGCCAGTTTTAGCCAACTGACTGGTTTTCAGCTGTAATTATTAAGATGTCACACTTTCCTACTTCTAGTAACTTTTATCAACTCTACAATGAAGCTCCAGCTGCATGTTTAGAGTGTAGCGGTGATCTGAGTGCACTATACAGCCACAGTATACCTCCACTGTAATTATTATTAACAGTGTTTTTATGAGTCCACCTGGACAAAATCACACTTTAAGAGTTCACTCCACCCTGGGGAACTGGCTGACATGCACCAGCTTTTGCCAGACAGCCTTCATGAAAAACAAACTAtacttttttaaagaaaatgcagACTCGTTACATTTACCTATGTAGTTGTTATATAGCTAAATGAACGAGCTACGCTTTAGACTTATGATATTAACGTCCCTGTGCTACAGTCATGAAACCACACTGAGATCTGGTCAAACGTAAACCACACCCCCAACACACATAAATCATCATTTGTTTTGCCCATCAGACAGTTTCCTCCTCCTCTCTCACCTGGTACACAGCAGCAATGCTTCAGTTTATAACTTTGCCTTTGTCTTTCTTCATGGCTGGTGAGTGTTAATGACTTTATTAATcgcattaattaataaattaaaaaaaaattgtcgaGACCTCCAAGATCTAATTTTTGTCTGAATATACCACGCTAATGCTAGCACAATCAAACTTCACAGCAGAAAGTATTAATTGCGATTCTGTCTCTTAATGTCTtctgtaaaataaaacaaaaccaaTTAAAGCTGTAAAAAAATATTAGAGGAATATTCAAAGTGTCCTTCATTTCTACAGTGACTGTGTTCTAATTTAAACTCCACAGTGTCTAAAGTTCATTACAGAATAGAAAACAATATTTATTGAGAAACTTGTGGAATAGCTGAAGTCTAACGTGAATGTAATCGATCTCTATAATATTGATAAGGCAAATATGTGATGTTTCAGAAACGAGGTTGTGTGTTTTCTGGGTTGCAGGTTTGCTCTCAGAGACTCTGTGCTCTTTAACTGTGGAGGTGGAAGCTGGAGATAACGCCACTGTTTGGTGCCAACATGAGCTGAGTGTTACAGGTTCCATCTTCTGGTATAAACACACGTGTGGTTCAGTTCCACTTCTTCTTGGGTGTAAACAGTTTTTTGCGTCTCGTCCATCAAAGAATTGTGAGTTGTTTACTGAAAGTGAGCGAATAGTGATGTCTGTTCATGAGAAGAACACGTCTCTCACCATCACTGCAGTAAATGTCTCTGATACAGGACTGTATTACTGCAGCTTCATGAAACGGGTCATGATGGCCTTCAGCAACTCGACCTTTTTACATGTGAAAGGTAAATTTATACAAAGAGAATAG from Neoarius graeffei isolate fNeoGra1 chromosome 24, fNeoGra1.pri, whole genome shotgun sequence harbors:
- the LOC132872451 gene encoding uncharacterized protein LOC132872451 produces the protein MLQFITLPLSFFMAGLLSETLCSLTVEVEAGDNATVWCQHELSVTGSIFWYKHTCGSVPLLLGCKQFFASRPSKNCELFTESERIVMSVHEKNTSLTITAVNVSDTGLYYCSFMKRVMMAFSNSTFLHVKDGNKTNKNSERIKGSVSSPVFFVLTAVFGAVILLSVLIFIILKYRETHRGDNADKHDDEEQEADSVNYAALQVSQRKIRKTGGHGEILDTHVIYLAIR